The genomic segment GTGCCCCTCGAAGAGATCGGGCACGCGCACCTCGTGTCCGGCAGACCGGAGCCGGTCGGCGGCGGCGTGCACAGCGGGCCGCAGACCGTATGTCGAGTGGAAAAGCATGATGTTCATGGGAGTCATGGTGCCAGTCGGCATCCAGAGCATGCAGAACGAGGGGATGGCGAACGTGGTGCGTCCACTGCTGGTCATCGGCGGTTCACTGGTACTGACGGTGGCGCTGGGCTGGCTGGTCGACCTGCTGCTGCGGCGCGCCGACGCCCGGCACCACGAGACCCCGTTGTGGGGTCTGCTGCGCCGCTGCCGGCTCCCGCTCCAGATACTGCTCTGCACGGCGCTGCTGCGGGGTTCGTACACCCACACCCGGCTCGAACTGGTCAGAAGCCATCAGGCGGGCATCGGCCAGGCGCTGTCCCTGACGCTGATCGGGGCGACGGCGTGGCTGGTGGTGCGGATCGCGTCGGCGATCGTCGAGTCCACGTACTCGCGGTACGCGGCGGGCAGCCGCGACCGGGCGCGGGTGCGCCGGGTGCGTACGCAGGTGACGCTGATCCAGCGGGTGGTCATCGCCCTCGTCACGATCATCGCCATAGCGGCGATGCTGCGGACCTTCCCGGAGATGCGGACCTTCGGCACCTCGATGCTCGCCTCGGCGGGTCTGATCGGGATCGTCGCGGGTGTCGCGGCCCAGTCGACGCTCGGCAATCTCTTCGCCGGCCTCCAGATCGCGTTCGGCGACATGGTGCGGATCGGTGACACCGTGGTGGTGAACGGCGAGTGGGGCACGATCGAGGAGATCACCCTCACCTTCCTGACCGTGCGGACCTGGGACGAGCGGCGCATCACCATGCCCGTCTCGTACTTCACCGGGCAGCCGTTCGAGAACTGGTCGCGCGGCGGTGTCCAGATGAGCGGATCGGTGTACTTCCACCTCGACCACTCGGCCCCGCTGGCGGCGATGCGCGAGCAGATGCGGGAGATTCTTGGCGAATGCGCCGCGTGGGACGGACGGAACTGGTCCCTCGCCGTCACCGACACCACCCCGACGACGATCGAGGTACGCGCGGTGGTCACGGCCAAGGACGCGGACGACATCTGGACGGTGCGCTGCGCGGTACGGGAACAGCTCATCGGCTGGCTGCGCGACCACCATCCGTACGCGCTGCCGAAGGTGGCCACGGCCC from the Streptomyces sp. AM 4-1-1 genome contains:
- a CDS encoding mechanosensitive ion channel domain-containing protein, which codes for MANVVRPLLVIGGSLVLTVALGWLVDLLLRRADARHHETPLWGLLRRCRLPLQILLCTALLRGSYTHTRLELVRSHQAGIGQALSLTLIGATAWLVVRIASAIVESTYSRYAAGSRDRARVRRVRTQVTLIQRVVIALVTIIAIAAMLRTFPEMRTFGTSMLASAGLIGIVAGVAAQSTLGNLFAGLQIAFGDMVRIGDTVVVNGEWGTIEEITLTFLTVRTWDERRITMPVSYFTGQPFENWSRGGVQMSGSVYFHLDHSAPLAAMREQMREILGECAAWDGRNWSLAVTDTTPTTIEVRAVVTAKDADDIWTVRCAVREQLIGWLRDHHPYALPKVATAPAALPPGDRWPEPGRTNGDASGKRTRLSKAPHMGRG